The genomic interval TGCCAGCCATGGTGCGCCTCTCAGCGTGATTGGTCGCCGGCTGGGCCGCCATCGCAAGTCGTCGCGTGACGCCAGCGAGCCCGCCGGCCAACGATAGCCTATCTCCAACGTCCATCGATGACGGACCGTGGGGCCTCTCCGCGCTCCTGCGCGAGCGATGGATAATCGGTATATCCGCGCTCGCCGCCTCCATAAAACGTGGACGGATCCGGTGAATTGAGCGGAGCGTGCAATCGTAAGCGTTCCGGCAGGTCCGGATTGGCGATGAACAAGCGTCCGAATGCGATCAGGTCCGCGTTGCCCTCCTCGAGCCATCGTTCCGCACTGCCACCGTCGAACCCGCCCGCGACCATCAGCACTCCACGATAAGTTCGCCGCACCATCTCGCTCATGCGTTTGGCGCGCTCCGTGAAAGCGACATCCTCACTGGTCGCCGCCAGCGCGGGATTGACGATGTGCAAATACGCCAACCCGTATTGATTGAGCTTCTCGAGGACGTAAGAAAAGGTCGCCTCGGGATCGTCGTCATGCATGTCGTTGAAGGTGCCCAGAGGCGAGAGCCGCACGCCGACCTTTTCCGGTCCCCACACGTCGCAAACCGTCTCGATCACCTCCAGCAGGAGCTTGGCCCGGCGCTCACGCGACCCGCCGTATGAGTCCGTGCGGCGGTTTGTGCCGGACAGCAGGAACTGGTCGAGCAGATAGCCGTTCGCTGCGTGCACTTCGACACCGTCCATGCCAGCCGCCTTTGCGTTGCGCGCACCCCTGAAGTACTGTCGCACGAGATATGGCATCTCTTCGACCTGCAGCGCGCGGGGCGTAATGCAGGGCGCGACGACACCTTCGCCGCGCTCGTTCTCGATGAACGCCTCCGCTTTTGGCTCGACCGCAGACGGCGCTACCGGCAGCATTTCATCGGGCTGCAACGAGGGGTGCGATATGCGTCCGACGTGCCAGAGCTGCATGAACATCAATCCGCCCGCCTCGTGCACGGCGTTCACCACGAGCCGCCAGCCTTCCACCTGTTCGCGACTATGAATCCCAGGCGTCCACGCATAGCCCTGTCCTTGCATCGACACCTGCGTCGCCTCGCTGATGATGAGCGCGGCCGATGCACGCTGGGCGTAATAGCACGCGTTGAGCTGAGACGGTATGTTGCCTGGCTGGCTGGCGCGCGAGCGCGTCAGCGGCGCCATCACAGCACGATGGCGCAGGTTGTACGGTCCCACCTTGACTGGTTCGAAGAGCTTGCTCAGCGCGATTCTTTCGTCGTGCTGCCCAGCTTCGGCGGGCGCGATTTCGGTATTCGGCATAAATCTGCTCCTTGCGTTTCTGGCTCGGCCCGAAAAGTACTGTCATGGACACTTCGAGACGTCGGCGTCAGATCACATCGACATGTTTCCGCCCTCAGTCAGTCTAGCCATGATCCGCGCGTGCTTCTTTCCGGTTTCTGCCGAGATATGTCACGATCCTGTCGCCACGCGGTCCATCGCTCCATCGGGGCCGGATCTGGTCCTGCCATGCCCTTAGCTACTGTGCCCTTTCGAGAGATTCGCGACCGGGACGCGGGCGCAAGCGTTGCAGCCTCAATCCGGCAGAACGAACTCGGTGCGCATGTCTTCGACAATGCGCCGGATCTCGTGGGCAAAGTCGGTGCCCTCCTTATTGAGCGGCACCATATTCCAGTTCCTGCCGGCGGCATCGGGCGGGTGCCGTTCGGGCAGCGGTATGCGCACGCGCAGTCCTTCCGGCATGTCCGCGCTTATTTTTGCCACGCGACTTTGCGTTTCATCACGAATCTGCTCGGCAGAGGAAACAGTCTTCGGCATGGGCGTTCTCCATTGCAACGGGCCGCATGGCTTCGTTCTCGAGCGCGGACGCGCCGACTCTTCAAGTCTAGTTCGTATTGGCGGAATGTTTGAACCGTTGCGCGCGTTTGAGTGCTCGACGAAACGGGTGCCCTGCGTCACCCAACGCGCAAGGTCAATGGAGCGAGGCCAATGCGTCGGCTATCGGTTGACTGCCACCGGCAAACCCGACGATCTTGTTGACAAGGCCCACCCTGAGCGCTTCGAGCACGACTTCGGCAACATCCTCACGCGCAATGGGGGCACGAGCGGACTGCGCGTCGGCCACGATTTCAATTGTCCCGGCACCCGGCTCCATGGTCAGTGTGCCGGGACGCAGCACGAGATAATCGAGCCCACTGCCGATCAGATAATCGTCCGATGCGCGCTTCATCTGCGCGTAATGCCGAAGCTCATCTGGCGCGCGCTCAGGGGCGTATGCCAGCAAGGTGCTGACGACGATGAAGCGATCCGCGCCATTTTGCTTCGCATAATCGACCGCCTTGATGATCGCGTCCCGATCGATCTGACGCTCCTGCTCGGCGCCCTCGGTTTCAGCGGATCCAGCGGCAAAGATAACTGTCTGAACCCCCGCGAGCGCCGCGCCGAAGTTCTGCGTCAGGTCGACGATCACGGGACTCGCGCCGAGGCCTTCGAAATGGGCTCGCCGAGCCTCGTCGCGCAGCAACGCACGAAACGGAGTGCCCGCACGGTGCAACTTTTCCGCCACCAGCCGGCCGGTGCGGCCGGTGGCGCCAATTAGTGCAATGCTCATCGCGTCTCTCCGAGAAGGCATGTCAGCGGCGTGCCGCGCTTTCGCTGTGCTGAAGCGGCGCGTCGAGAAGCTCGTTCTGTTGCTTTCCAGTACCCACGACGACTAAGTTTGCTTCTTTGACGGTTGTTCTGGCTCGGGGTGGACGGCGATTGGGTCGCTCGCAGGAAAGGTCTCTCCAAGCGCTTCGTCGAGTTGTTCGTCCAAGGTCGTCGGCGCTTCCTGCGCCTCGACTTTCGACTTCGGGATGTCGATGCGACTTTCCTTTGTCATGTTGCGCTCCATAAGGGAATCAGCGGAATTTCGCTAGTGCAGCGGCGTTACGTGCAGGCAATCACCGTCATTGGAAGGTGAGATCGTCACCTTCATTACGCAGATCGAAAATCGCGGCCTCGACGACATTCAAATCGATGTCATTGATCTGCCGGGCGGCGATTTTCCGGCCTCCGGATACGGTCGTATCGGTCTTCGCAAGTTAAGCGTGAGCACGCTCCAGTGTCGAACTGCGTGTCGATGTGATCGAAGTCCACACGGAACAACGCCTGAATTGCCGGGATGCTCATGCTGTCGTGCCACTGCTGTTCAGGTCCTCTAGCGCCTTCTTCAGGCGTTCCTCCTGATCGTTCGTGAGAGATGTCTTTAATACCTTACCGCCGAAAGGCTTCAGCTCCGGCAAGACCTTGTCGAAATTCACGCGACGCACGAGGATGAAGAGCGCCGATGAACCCGGCTCAATGTTCTGACCCGTCGAACACATGAAATCGTCATCGATTCCATAGTCTGAGAGCGCGCCCGACAGCGCGCCCGTGCCCGCACCGATGGCCATGCCTGTTGCCAACCCGGCGAGCGGATTGAGCAACATTACCCCAACCAGTGCACCAAACAAACCACCCCAGGCCGCGCCGCTGAGCGCGCCGAACTTGACGAGATCGACCGATTGCTTGAGGTGTATTTTTCCCTTCGCGCTGCGGACGACGATGCAGGCATCCTCAAGGTCGATCAGGTGTTCCTTTTGCATCTGCTGGAGCTTGGTCAGCACCTGGTCGGCCGTGTCTTCGCCTTTGAAACTTACAACGACTAGATCGCTCATGGATCTGCTCCTTTTCTCTGGGAGAAGCCGAGCTTCTTCGGCGGCAAGGTTGAATTCATCCTCGGCGCCGCGCGCTTGCTGGTCAGCCGCGCCGCAAAGCAACTGCGGTGCCAGCCAATCTTGCATGTCCCGCCCGGCGCCTACCCTGAGATATTCGGGGCCATTGACGCGATGACGATTACATCAAGATTAGATTCTTGCCGGTTGCGCTTCTTCCTCATTCTTGCAAGACGTGTCGGATCTCTGCGCTTCTGTTGCGCGGCTTTCAGATTGCTCTCGCAACTTCGCCAATGAATCATCTGCCGACGGCCCGATGAGCAAGTCGGAATGCGCGAGGCGTCACACCGGTGTATCGATGAAACACGTCGGTGAAATGCTGCTGAGTCTGAAACCCCGCACGCGCGCCAACGTCAACCAACGGAATGGCCTCCTCGCATAACATCGCCCTGGCGAATTTCACTCGTTCGAGTGTCACATATAGATGGGGCGGGTTACCGGTCGCAATCTTGAAGACGCGTGCAAACTTTGAAGCACTCATGTGCACCAGAACTGCGAGTTGCTCGACCAAAATGGTTTCGGCTATGTTCTCATGAACGAAGGCTTGAATACGAGCCAGCTTTTGACGCGTAATCGGCATGTCCGGCTCCTCCGCGCCTGCACAGTGCCCGTAGCGCAGAGCGATGTGCATCGAAATGACATCGGCAAAAGCGTCGGCGCAGGCGGTGTCGATAAGATCCGCGCTATTCAAAGCACCCAATGTATCTGCGGCCTCGCGCAGGAACGGATCCCAAAACTTCGACCATTTCGGAACGATGCCAAACGATTCTTGCGAGACTTGCCCAAGTACGCTCGGTTTGAGTGCGATAACCCATCCCTTTGGATCGTGGTCGGCGCTCGTGGCCAACGGCGTCGCACAAGGAATAATTGCGACAAATGGCGCACTTATCAGGATGGATTGACTCGTTCCGATGTCGTCGCAGCCCGCAGCCTGCACAACAGTGCTGCCCGTCGGTATAACGAGCCGGAATCCCTGCGTTAAATTCGGCGCGTCATCGGTGAAAACGACGTTCATCGGTTGGCAGCGTAACCCGTGATCCGGGGTCGATCTAGTTGCTTGCTTCATGATGAGCAGCAGTCTCCGTTTCGCCTGGTCACATAGCTAAGCTTACGTCGAATTCAAGGCTGTCTGAGGCGATTTCGTAATATGGGAAAAAAGAAAGCGATGCAATCCAACGCTCCTGAAGGCATTTTGCAAGCCAATACTTACGCCAAGGTATTGCGCAGCGTTCGACGCGGATCAGCTTCGCGAAGCGGCATGTCATGCGCGCCGCACGCGCGTCCGCGATCTGTGACCATCGGATCAGACCTGGCGTGGGCAGACTCCTGAGCGCCGTTTGACGCTCAATCAGGTTGCCCCCGCGAAGCTAGACTGTATTGAGCAGCGGCTGCTCGCCGAGCGCGACATTGCCAGGAAACCTTGGCGGGGGCGCCGATGACTTCACACGTGCGATTGCTCGAAGCGATCTTGCGTCTTGTCACGATGGCCGGCATGTCGTTCGAACTACACGGTTTTACTGGAGGCAGCACCGACGCCGCCGTGCGATTCAAGGCGTCATTACGGGCGTCGGTTTTATCGGCGCCAGGGTGATCCTGCAAAACCGCTCGACCGGAAGAATCAGTGGCTTGACCACGGCGGCTACGATCCCGGTCACCGCCGCGCTCGCGCATTGTATGTGGCATCGGCGCATGGAACATTCCGGGTATTGCCACCGCGCGTCACATGCGTCGATCACGCACGATGTAACAAATATGTCACCGATGCTCGTCGTAGTCGGACCTCGGCTTAGGCGTCGTGGGCACCTTTGCATATTGAAACGCGGGCAGCGCCTTGATCGCATCTTTCGTCGCACCGGCGAGCACCAGTTTGCCGTTGTTGAAATCGAGCTGCTCGATCGGAATGGCCACGTCGTGATGCGACACCCCTAGAAACTGGTTCGCGGCGATGATCGCAAACGATACCGACCGGTCCGGTGCCACGATAATGTCATGAATGACGCCGACGCGCTCGCCCTTCTCGTTGAAGACCGGTTTATCCATCACCGACTTCCTCACGCTCCAGCCCGCCACGATCGCGGCCGACTCTTCCACGCTGACACCTAGCGGCTGGGCGCCGGCCACCTGGGCGTGCGCCTCTAGCGGAAGCACGAGCGACGACGCGAGCAACCATACAAGCAGATTTGGTTTCATGAGATACCCTTCGTTCGGGTGTTGCGGTGGGAGACCAGGCCAGCAATGATCACGCTAATGCCAGACAGTGCCTGGCATAAGTTCATGTTAGAACCCCTCACGGCAAGCCGCTATAAAAATAATTACGATGAATCGGCTTATTTTGGTGCATCCCGGATGCCAATCCGGATGTCGTTCAGCAGGCATCCTGAATGAACGCAGGATCGCGAAACGCACGGCAGAAACTCGAAAGAATCGCAGATGCGCTGAGCCTAGACTGAAGTTCATCACCTGACGGTACAGCCTGGAGTCCCACATGGATGAACTGCTTGGACGCGCTTGGTGGATGCTCATCCTGCGTGGCACGGTCGCGCTGCTGTTCGGCACTCTGGCGCTATTCTGGCCCGGTCTCACTCTGCTATTGCTCATCACCCTCTTTAGCGTCTACGCGATCGTCGGCGGCATTGTTGCGATTGTCGCGGCCATCCGCTACCGCGTGACGCACCGCGGCTGGTGGGTGCCCTTGCTGCTCGGCATCTGCAGCATCGCCGCCGGTGTGATAGCCGCGCTAGTGCCGGGCATTACTACGCTCGTGCTGGTCGCCGTCATTGGCGCAAACGCGATGATTACCGGCGTATTCGATCTGATCGCAGCAACGCGGCTGCACAGGCGTCTGCGCAATGCGTGGATGCTGGTGCTCACCGGAGTGCTATCCGTGCTGTTCGGCATCTTCGTGCTGCTCTTTCCGGGCGCGGGTGCACTAGCGCTCGTCTGGCTGATCGGCGTGTATGCGTTGTTCACCGGCGCGCTGCTGGTCGTGCTCGGCATCACTGCGCGTGCCTGGCACCAGGATGGTCTGACCGCCGAGCCACACGCGCCATTACATCCGTAAACATACGGCTCACGGGTACTTTTATCGGTCACCAGGTCAAGGCCGCAGCCAGCCCCGCGTCCGCACTCGCGGCGCGCCCGCGGACGATGCGCGCCGGCCGCGCCCCTCGCATTCGAGGCCGAATGGACTGCCAGTAATCTCCGCTGGTCCAGCCTCAGGTCCGGCGCTGGCGCACTTTACGTAAGGAGAATCACGTGCCGCTCGATCTCGACAAATGGAATCCGTTCCGGTTTTTACGCTCGCACCCTGC from Paraburkholderia phytofirmans PsJN carries:
- a CDS encoding helix-turn-helix domain-containing protein: MKQATRSTPDHGLRCQPMNVVFTDDAPNLTQGFRLVIPTGSTVVQAAGCDDIGTSQSILISAPFVAIIPCATPLATSADHDPKGWVIALKPSVLGQVSQESFGIVPKWSKFWDPFLREAADTLGALNSADLIDTACADAFADVISMHIALRYGHCAGAEEPDMPITRQKLARIQAFVHENIAETILVEQLAVLVHMSASKFARVFKIATGNPPHLYVTLERVKFARAMLCEEAIPLVDVGARAGFQTQQHFTDVFHRYTGVTPRAFRLAHRAVGR
- a CDS encoding SDR family oxidoreductase — encoded protein: MPSRRDAMSIALIGATGRTGRLVAEKLHRAGTPFRALLRDEARRAHFEGLGASPVIVDLTQNFGAALAGVQTVIFAAGSAETEGAEQERQIDRDAIIKAVDYAKQNGADRFIVVSTLLAYAPERAPDELRHYAQMKRASDDYLIGSGLDYLVLRPGTLTMEPGAGTIEIVADAQSARAPIAREDVAEVVLEALRVGLVNKIVGFAGGSQPIADALASLH
- a CDS encoding PRC-barrel domain-containing protein; this encodes MKPNLLVWLLASSLVLPLEAHAQVAGAQPLGVSVEESAAIVAGWSVRKSVMDKPVFNEKGERVGVIHDIIVAPDRSVSFAIIAANQFLGVSHHDVAIPIEQLDFNNGKLVLAGATKDAIKALPAFQYAKVPTTPKPRSDYDEHR
- a CDS encoding HdeD family acid-resistance protein — translated: MDELLGRAWWMLILRGTVALLFGTLALFWPGLTLLLLITLFSVYAIVGGIVAIVAAIRYRVTHRGWWVPLLLGICSIAAGVIAALVPGITTLVLVAVIGANAMITGVFDLIAATRLHRRLRNAWMLVLTGVLSVLFGIFVLLFPGAGALALVWLIGVYALFTGALLVVLGITARAWHQDGLTAEPHAPLHP
- a CDS encoding DUF1269 domain-containing protein produces the protein MQDWLAPQLLCGAADQQARGAEDEFNLAAEEARLLPEKRSRSMSDLVVVSFKGEDTADQVLTKLQQMQKEHLIDLEDACIVVRSAKGKIHLKQSVDLVKFGALSGAAWGGLFGALVGVMLLNPLAGLATGMAIGAGTGALSGALSDYGIDDDFMCSTGQNIEPGSSALFILVRRVNFDKVLPELKPFGGKVLKTSLTNDQEERLKKALEDLNSSGTTA
- a CDS encoding alkene reductase, which translates into the protein MPNTEIAPAEAGQHDERIALSKLFEPVKVGPYNLRHRAVMAPLTRSRASQPGNIPSQLNACYYAQRASAALIISEATQVSMQGQGYAWTPGIHSREQVEGWRLVVNAVHEAGGLMFMQLWHVGRISHPSLQPDEMLPVAPSAVEPKAEAFIENERGEGVVAPCITPRALQVEEMPYLVRQYFRGARNAKAAGMDGVEVHAANGYLLDQFLLSGTNRRTDSYGGSRERRAKLLLEVIETVCDVWGPEKVGVRLSPLGTFNDMHDDDPEATFSYVLEKLNQYGLAYLHIVNPALAATSEDVAFTERAKRMSEMVRRTYRGVLMVAGGFDGGSAERWLEEGNADLIAFGRLFIANPDLPERLRLHAPLNSPDPSTFYGGGERGYTDYPSLAQERGEAPRSVIDGRWR